The segment ataTACTAAAAATTAGTCCTTGGACACAATTGCAATTAAACCAGATAATTAGAGACTTAAATATTCAGAACTAAATGTGCGAAAAAACAGATATCGCATTCATTTATATCACAGTGAATCCAAGGAAAAACTCTACCTTTTTCCAAATGTTATGTATGAttttttctttgatttcatttgttTCTTTCGTACTGTTATCCCGATGTCTTAAAATGCGTTGCAGTTAATATCATTTCAACTCTTCTTCCTTTCAGCATGCTGATTCCCCTCTCTGTGCTCCAAGGTTCTGTGTTTACAATCATTGAATAACTACTAACTACTATATATAGCCTAAAATCCACATCATGGTATACAGTTATTGCAAAAAATGTTAGGGGTTAGGTAAAACTAAGATTTAAATTATGGGAATTTTCCTTGTGGTCAACTGGTACTATATAGGTTATGTACAACAAAGCAAAGCACTGATCAAGGAAAATTCTCTATTCAAGACATATATgtgctcatatatatatatataaaaattaagaGAATGATCGATTTGTCTACTAATAATTAATTTGGGAATATTCTATTAGCTTTAATGAGAATGTGCGCtgttgttataattgtatttttgctatataaacgacccagctattcctattgcttagtattcttatacgatgacactcgacaagaccccaaaatcagaacactttgaacaggaatgaaattgtattcaaaataataatgataagtgaacagcaatcactagtttaaataacgttcatatatttatagtatatacataagaagcttctagatattttctccaataatatgcccgggctgatcggtttagaatcagtcaatcagcgcgcagcaacaccatcatgcataaaacatgctttaatccaatctatgtcccactaacagTTGTGAAAGTTATCAGTTATATAGGTTTATTTTCAAGTTCTATTACCTGAATATTGTAAAGACACTTTTATATATGAATGATAATGCAGCTAAAATTAGAAAGCTTTAAACAATAGAGTTCTCTTCAGTTTTTACTACATACTAATAGTTAAAATCTGtgataattattttatgattaaTTTTATGTGAACAGAGAATACAGTCAATATTTAAATGTTACACAAAATAACAATATGATAGTTTGTTGTGGAAAGTTCCATTTAGTTTACTATGAACAAAAAATAAGATTTCAGTAaaatcaagaaaattaaacaTACTGCCTTATTCTGAAGTTCTTCAGGTGTACGCATTGCCAGTAAAATCATCGCCTGACCAAGTTTTGTGGCACGATAATCATCAGCTTGTTTCACTGAATTCATGTATTTTCTAGCATGCCTAAAAATCGTGAGCACCACTTATTAATCAACGAAATAATTACTATTGCTACTCTAATAcggaaaaaatttatttattgttgacGGGCATTATCAAGACATCGTAACGACGTTAGGTTTAACACCTTTTCCGAACTGTAATAATTGAGCAGAGATAGAtggcggctagcagtgggatccaggacgcgcgtttcctcctattcgggactcgtaagctggatgtacctgcattccagaaTTGGTGTTCACTccatgactcgaacccagcacccagaacaaataggatgaaacgtgtgtCCCTGACTCCACTAGTGGCCACCATCCATTCCTATTTATAATGCGATCCGTACAATATGTACAtgtaccaataagagactgaccaattgcagtcctaaacatcaataggaagattcaaacaaccaatacaaaaatgaatgtaATGATTGTGATAAAGAGAAGTACAATTAGATGACAATTTTCAAGTATAAGTATATAGGGTAAATTCTCATCAGTGGTTATCAACTTAAGGATTGATATGATATATACATCTACAAATCATGATGAATTTGTCAAACTGTACTGAAGTCAGTTATAAATTGGTGTGCTTTTAAAAGAATGTTTCTCTTTTTTAATCACCTACTTGAATGCCGTTTAAATTCTAGTACATCCTAGACATATACTGATTTTCGGTGATTAACAAAACTGCCGACCAGTGTATGTACTTATTATCGTTACTAAACACCAAACCGAGTTAGAATTAGTGGTTTGCCGATCATTAAGAGTATATAAATAATCAGTGGTTGTACttgaaagaagaaaagaaagtgAAGAGCGAATGAAAGTGTAGAGTAAAACTGACCGTGAATTCATTCTGAAACATGTATTAAGTGCATACGGTGTTAGAGGCTAGAAAATCGATTATTCTGTTGGCTTCAAATTAAACTGACTAAAAAATAACGTAACTGGTTTATAAAGTGGTGCATTAGATGAAGAATGGTTGTGTTTGCGTCTGTTGAAGAGTTTCAACTGACTTAATGTAGTATTAAAAATCATACCGTTGTGTAGATAGACAAGTTATTAGATATAACTCATAACCATAACTAGTGGTTATTTCCCTACATTTTGCTTGTTCCGTTTAAACAATACCAGCGAACAGCAATGCTAgctttgaaaaataaatttgatGAATATTGTTTGCATTTTCTGATAATCGTCAAAATTTACATGtctttaaatttatttctttaGAATACTGTGTGGTAAATCAATTAGTGCTCATAAAGTGCGCGATTTACCTGAAATAATCAAAAACAAGCGAATTTCATAATTGCACTTTCTTATCAACATCTTTAAAAAGATCActatgatatatttatttaactcCTTCACATAAGAAATAACTGAATCAATTATAATTGGGGTTTGCCGATTTTTCACACAGATATTTCATCATCAGGTTACTTTATCAGCAACTATTTTATCATGTAACGAAAATAGATAATAGGATTAATAGTAAAAACCATTTTAAATTCATATATACAGGGACAATCTTGGACTTGAGACATAGGTACCAAAAAATCTAAGCCGCTAATAAGTATTCAAAAAACTATTCATTCACACCTAGAACATGAAATCGATAAGATCTCAACAACTTACTGAATGGCTTCAATTCGTTTCCCTTGCTTGACAAGTAGATAGAATTCGAATACACGAAGATCAAATTCATAGTATGACTGAATAACAagttattaaaaaagaaaacatcgTGAAATATAGATTTATGGGGGCCAACTATtaatcataaaatatgaaagccGAAATCTTTTCGTTAATATACATTTGAAACGTTATGACTAACCAAAATCCCTCAGGCCCTTTGGTAATTTACAGCATCTCTGTTACGCTTAAGTTTGCCTACGGTTGATTTTATCAAGCCCTCTAATTAGCTTATTTAACAGATAGTGTTGTTGgaacagtaacaatttgtctatgtctttgtattattattattattatgtctgTAAGATCATGTGGGCTTGGTCACATGTGACAGCCTGCGCACGTATCCCTCTCTCTAGCTTAATCGCTCGATGAATCACTtgcttccatatatatatatatatatatatatatatatatatatatgcctgaGTCTAATTAATCGATTCGATTTTTTATCCGACTGGTAATTCGCCTTTGTATTCGCTCGTGAGCATTAGCTTTTCTGGTCGAGCTCGCTTGGTATTCTTGTGGCTTAGTGATCTACATTATTGCATAGTAAATTGTAGTAGGTGCTTCGTGTTGCCTTCTGAATTCAAACATTGAGGGTTCatttaataacggttatcagggcgATTGACATATGAAGCCTAAGTAATCATTTCGAAGCTAATCCACTACAAGTTTTCGCATATAAGCGATTCttaatcaatcaaatatttGAAAGCGgtttatgaaaaaaaagataTTATGCTAAATTAAATACTTGTGATTCGCTTCCCGAAGTGAATATTGTGTAAATGAGAACAGCCAAACTAGGATAAAAAAAAGATAAGTCGTTTTAACTAACTTCCCATTCTTTGCTTTTTTTTACGATCTTCCAGACAGTTTTGAACTAACTTCATTGACAACTTATACGATAATGTCTGCACAAGTCCGACATGTGTGACTGCTGATTAATCAAACACCTACACTATTAACTTACAAAGGAATGATTTGATGAAACATTTTTACTGATAAGTAAAAAGTAGTAGGTTGCTTACATCGTTCTTCTTCAACTTGAAGTTAGCTTCTTGCAACCAAGAGAATGCTGGACCTGTATCTCCTTCTAAAAGCGCCTTCTCAATAGACACAGCTTCATCAAAAACTTCCATCATACATAGATCGCCAAGCTCGGCTTTTTCCTGAGCAAATTTCAAAGCCGATAAAGGTTGACCACTTGTAAAAAGATAATCTGTCAAGTGTCTTTGAAATCTTGCTAGACAAAGTGCGCGTTCATCAACAGAATAAGTAGAACGGCGTTTAAGTGTAGTGTCTGATTCACTGCTATTAACTTTGGAAATTGATTCTTCAGACTTTTGATTATTTCCAGCGTTGAAATGTAGCTCATCTGCAATAGTGCACCATTTAAAAAAACACAGTGAAAATTGAGATAGGCGGAGAAAAAAGAGATATTTATCCGAAATACAACCACTAGTGTCAAAAGATACAAATAAGCGAGATGTGGTTACGTAACTTCATGTCAAAACTTGGAATTTTTCACTACTTTCAATGTAACTTGTTATTTAATTACGGCTGTGGTAAAGTTGACTATGACGGTACCTTAGTCAAGTTTGTCACACTAAAATACTCGCGTAAAAAGTTGAAATAAACAagtataaattaataatgatagAATGTCTAGGATCCAAATGAATCTTAAGTCGCAACACTGAATAATTTTGGTTACTAACTTTTATACAACACGACAATAAGTGATTCTGATCTTATGATAACCTGACTAATCTTGTTTGCTTATTAAAAACTGAAGCAGCTGGAACCCCCATACATGTTTACGCGTAACATTACTAAAAAATAGGACCTAAATCGGTTTGAGTATTTTTATATTGCGATACAATAAATTAGCAAAGACTGATGAATCACTGATTATTTGAACAAAGCTCGTAGTAAAACACTGACAAACGTCGATATTTTTTGTTAACCAGgatcttgaaggaacaaatggcgtatgaaccaatcgtttgTCACCGACTAGCATGGAGTGCATCTCCTGacgctgctccactgccttgtggattagacctttgggtcaaaggctccgagtgtggccccttaagaaaaccacctgcttttgTCCGGGGATCAGGGCAgcatcccagccctcacacaaatcgaatgatttatgtggctcatatctatttggtgcctccctgtaccagtgtttatgtgttcaaataaataaataaactgtcgTCCCGAAGAAAAAACACCCACATCTGTGGACAAACCAGGAGATTCAAGGTTTACTAAGATAAAAAAACACTTGGACGTCGCCATCAGTATTGGGTAGTAAATGCAATGAAGCGTTACAAATTGATTTGGAATGTGTGTATAAACATATTTTGTTTGGCTCAGTacaaatatgaaaattaattgTACAACGTGTAATCAAGCACCCTAATCGGTTGTTCCTATATATCAAATACAGAATCATAACGCACTCACGGGTTTGCAATTTATATACTGAATGAAGCTCATTTCTAACAGTAGATTATGAAAAAGGAGCTATGGCTGATTACTTCGAGACGGTCTTCATTCATGAGCCTCCTCTCGAAAAAGGACTGGGCCGAAAAGTCATGTCACCAAACCGGATGCTTACTGTAGACTTCAGCCAGGATGACGTAATAAATGCGCTGAGCTCCTCAGGCACAAAAACGTCAGTAGGACCAAGCAACCTATATCTGGGAAGTTCGAGAGAAATCGCGATAAACATAGCCATTCCGTTCGCTACGATATTCAGCAAGAGTTACCTGTGGACTGAAAGGACGCAACTGTCACTCCACGTAACAAGATCAAGACAATTTTTGTCAAACTTCACTAGTGTCGTAATTAAAATATTAGGAAGAATCATCAAGACGACCATTCTGACTATCGCGGAAACCAAGAACTTGTCAAACAGTGAACGTAGTTTCGAGAAAGCATTATCATGCTAAGGCATCCCTATAGCAAAGAAGATGGATGGAGTCATCTTACAGCAGAAATTCAGCGGGTGTTGTCTACGTTGACTTTAGTGGAGTGTTTGATAAGGTGCCACATAATAGACTTTTATGGAAGCCCGGAAAAGTATGGATTCCTGGACCTTTACTAAAGTGAGTCAAACAATCCTCGTTAGTCGGTCAACAGGAAAGTAGGAATGAATTCCATAATATACTTTTGGAAAACCAGTAGTTGATGGAGTACCGTAATGCTCTGTTCAGGACTGTTTACTTTTTATGCTGTATGTGCTTGAACTCCCAAGTACCCTTTGATCTTCAATGCCACTTTACGCCGATGACTTAAAGGTCTGGTTATAATTAACCACAATTCTGTCATTCAATGGAATTATAATTACTAAGGGAACTAAGTGAGAGATTCAACTGAAACAACCCGTCCATCTTAATATACTACACATAATTTAAAAAGCGTTGAGTTTGCCCTCTTAAGAATACTAACCTGAAGTCCGAGTAAACACTCCACTATCAAGCAAACACAGTTGACTGAGGTGCCCGATTCTGCGTTTACATGATTTCAACAGCTTTCTTTCCTCAATGCATACATATTCAGCCTGAAGAGGAGTTAGTGGGTCAATATTTTTCTACTTTGCGTTTCACGCCACAAACGGTTTCTATAACTCTACTGAGTGCTGCTGTAGCTTTTGTAATGTCCGTTGCATTTTCCAACTCGTCAAGAGACTTATTTAAAGCAGCTATGCCTTTCTCCATGTCACGGTGATTGCGTCTGTATCGTTTGTTCAGAGACTCGTAGCTAGCCTTTAAAAGAAAGCTTACATTTCTGAGTCATTATACCTTAACAGTTGTGTACTCCATAACCTCCACCTCATTTTGGTTCTTATTATCGCTGGACATAGTCAGCTGATTACGGAGAAATTCAAACTCCCCGGCTGAACAATTTCACAGTATCCCTATAATTAATCTAACTTCTTTTCTCTATATCCATTTTATTTAGAAATAGCCTTAGGTCTTTGAAGATGTTCATCCGTCTTTTATATTGCTTATATTTTTACTTCAGGTTATTATGGACTCATTAAAACTAGGTATGGAAGCTACGTATTTTAAACATTCTGAAGTTTGAACCAAGTGGCTTTATTATTCTTTTATCAATGAATCCTATCCTAAATTTCTTTCTTCATTCAATCTTAATAAATGACCCTTTGTTCTTGAAAGATGAATGGGATGATTCTGTGGTGTTTAGTCAGAACATTTTAAATTCTCACAACATTATACACATTTTACATAAGGGATTAGACAGAGCATATGACTTTCAAATTCATTACTGAGATTCTATTTATTAACTCGTGCTGATTAATTCGATCAGTAGAAGTTGTCTGTTACCTTGAGAAATGATCGTTAAGGTATAGAGACAGTAAACTGCATAACCTCAGTACGAGGTTCTCTGAGGGTGATCTATATCCAGCCTCATGTAAACATGAAGTTGACCGATAATTTCAACTGGCACTCAAAATGTTCTCCAAACTTAGCCAAGTACAATTACCATGTTGGACCGAAAATCAACCTCTGTCCCAAAACGCATGCAGATTAACTTATAGAAATCCGTAAACTGTAAACATCCTCCGCTACATTCTGAGTTTTGTAACAGCCTGTCCCTTCAATGATTATTCCGCCCTACATTCTTTTCATTCTGTGTTTACTAAATAAAACTATCTTTCGGCATTTGGACAGTAAATGTAAACAAAGAAGATTGCTGACCTATATCTGTTACTCTATATCCTAAACTTTTCAACTATTTTAGAATATGTGAAATTTTTTAAGATTAAATTATTAATCTCCCGCAGATGGAGTTTGATATTCGATGAGATTGTAGAGTCCAACTTTTGTGACGAGAATGCGATCGGtgtaacggaaacaattattataaacaattgtaccagtgactgTTTTActgaatttgtttgtttaagtgtaccaaagAAACACTTTCTTCCGTCGTCTATGACCTTGCACGAGCTCGCATACGCTCGGTAGTTtcgcttgtaaactttggcacgtctgAGTATTCTtttgataccacgagatcgccaacaaatatatcttattgcaaccGTCAACAGCCTTCTGATTTTCGGCCTACGGAGGGATCCAACCTAATATGTGGtacgtaatcttcctgtagtggtgatcatagtcaaacgCGTCGCAACGCCTACTACAAGATCATTCTTTAAACAACCACTGAATCTGTTCGCTTTCAATATTTACTTATAACGTTTGAGTCTGAAAACACAACTCATCTTCAACGTTTTGCAGAAGGCATATAACAAAATTCCGAGTTTTCCACTGATAAGTTGAGAGACGTGTGATTGTACTTCTTGGAGTTGAAACACGTCTTCAACATATGGACTTAGCGTGTGAAATACTGTGAAGATGAGATTACTTTGAGAACACAGAAGTGTCAAACTGGGATCGCCTTACGGAAATTGGTACTAAAAACATCTCCGTTTATGACGCTAGCCAAATTTGGAAGATTATTCCCGATGGCTTTTGTTTTCTGTGTGCATACTCGGTCACAATTAGGTTTTAGATCACTTTTCATACCTTCAGGCAGTCCAGAAGTATGTATGTAATTTATAGCCAGCCTCTATCCAGAACTTCGGAACGACTGATTTTAAAACATCGGCGAGCTAAATGCATTTAATGGCTAACAATAAATACGAAACGAGTTGTTTGAATTTCCTCATGCTACCATATCCTCTAGGGTTTCATGAGTAGCACTTTGGAGCTGCAGTAAATTTAGATGTTGAGTGGTTTTTAAGTAATGCATTACTCATAAAAGTTTGAAATATTGGCAAACAGATGTTCAAAAATTAGTTCCAACTTCAGGGATAGGGCTGATGTTTTCTGACCCCGGGATCCAACTGATTCATTTTATGTCAAAGTCCGAGGATGCAGATGATAAAGCTTCAGAACCATTTTAGATTATTGTGAGGACGCCAACTTTGATGTTGTATTTTTGCGTTGAATCTATAGAATTCCTTGACGAATAATACGACAGTTGCATCTGCAAAGTGTCTTATTCATCATAGAGCTGTATAAAAGGATTTTGTTATTCTCTATAGACTTAGTCGAACGAACCTGCTACATATGACTTAGAGTGAGTCTTCACTGACTATCTTCACATGTGACTGCCAGCACCTGCCTTATTGAAGAGAAATCCATTTTGTCCCACATTGAAAAATAAGTACTAGTGGTTTCGTGTGTTTTAAAGTTCGCCCATGGTGTACACCATACGGTTTACAATGTTACCAGTAAATACAATACGTCTATCGTTGGACCGAATCAAAGTATCCACAAATAAGTAATGCTTTTCTGATGCTCACTTGATCACAAAATATATTCACTGATCAACATTAGGCCCACTACATGTGTACTAGTTCAAGCTTAAGTATAACTTTACATATTCCCACAAGTCCACGAGGTGATGAGAAAGTTCAAATCTGTCATCTAGGGAAAAAAGACAGAAAATAGTAATATTACACGCGCATCATATGTTTGCACAAGAATAAAGGAACTGACCCCAGTATATACTCACCTATCCCGTTCAAATTCAACTCATTTGCAGATGCTAATTAGCATCTAACTTTCTCCAATACGATGAGACAAAAAGCAGATTTTTGAGGATGTAAAGATTTTTTCAGATAGAACGCCATACCAGCGAAAAACTGAAAGACCTAGTTACAGACCAATAGCGTTAAACTATCAAATGCGTCATAATCCTAAAGATCGTAAATGTAGGTCTGATTGTAAGAGAGGCTCTGACTTTATAAGCATTCCGCTATTGATGAAGTCTCCCGAATTTCTAAAAATTCAAAACCTAGAAGATAGTAACTTTGACCTAAATGATGTTCTATCTTCTAAAAATGTTGATTTTAAACTGACTATTGACGGTTGTGCTGAAAATGAGTTGGTACGTGCAGCTATTATCACCGTCAGTCcggaagtctaaggagttggttccgatttggcatttctgagtatttacagtaatgccatgcctttgaagtcgttcgaaaacaatgtctGGATGCTCTAGATGGAATTCTCTGTCTGGACTTGCtatgagacagtcatcaacatacgcatgtaccaAGTTAAGACCTAGGAAAACGTCATcgatgaacctttggaaggtttgagcagcatttcttaggccgaaaggcattcgtaaAAATTCGTAGAGTCCAAAAGGAGTTATGATAGCGGTTTTTGGAATATCGTCAGTAGCCATAGGGATTCGGTTATAAgccttaaccaagtcgatttttgaaaagacagttgtacctttcaaggtagctgtcaaactGTGAATGTGaagcaacgggtaacgatcgggaatgggtTTTGCATTCAAAcgccagttggacgccaatcgttgctTTCCTTTTTAGAGACCATGTGCAAAGGCGATGTCCGTGGAATGTTCGACGGTCGAATGATTCCTAGCTCTATCATGTGGTcaaattcgtttttagccaacctcagcttttcgggagccagtcggcaTGCTTTCGATAATACAGGTGGTCATGTggtcgtgatgtgatgtgtaacattgctggttacacaaggcaatttcggttgcggttggtatatcctGGAGTACTTATCAAGTAATGGTTGGTAGAATGGGTCTATTGTGTGCTTgggggataatctgcaaccagaaaaataagttacgcaaacagataaattagtgtttccgtctactagCCTTCGTTTGCGTGTATCAATGAGTAGGTTGTGATGTaggaggtctataccaatgatcggcatagaaacatctgcaaccatGAAGATCCAGTGAATGCGTTTgtgtaaacccacgttaaggtaagcGTACCTTTTACCATATGTGGCGATCTGCTTTCCATTTGCCGCCTGTAAGTTTAAAACAG is part of the Schistosoma mansoni strain Puerto Rico chromosome 1, complete genome genome and harbors:
- a CDS encoding putative erythroblast macrophage protein emp; the protein is MSSDNKNQNEVEVMEYTTVKASYESLNKRYRRNHRDMEKGIAALNKSLDELENATDITKATAALSRVIETVCGVKRKAEYVCIEERKLLKSCKRRIGHLSQLCLLDSGVFTRTSDELHFNAGNNQKSEESISKVNSSESDTTLKRRSTYSVDERALCLARFQRHLTDYLFTSGQPLSALKFAQEKAELGDLCMMEVFDEAVSIEKALLEGDTGPAFSWLQEANFKLKKNDSYYEFDLRVFEFYLLVKQGKRIEAIQHARKYMNSVKQADDYRATKLGQAMILLAMRTPEELQNKADQNKLTEEWIVKRTHEVLMEFYAYNVNTPFQLAVNAGITAIKTHYCYNPNTQHRDCAVCHPLINLLAVNLPFARHDHSILTCYKTGLPMNDENPPMSLPNGYVYSQKVCRTCFK
- a CDS encoding putative erythroblast macrophage protein emp, which codes for MEKGIAALNKSLDELENATDITKATAALSRVIETVCGVKRKAEYVCIEERKLLKSCKRRIGHLSQLCLLDSGVFTRTSDELHFNAGNNQKSEESISKVNSSESDTTLKRRSTYSVDERALCLARFQRHLTDYLFTSGQPLSALKFAQEKAELGDLCMMEVFDEAVSIEKALLEGDTGPAFSWLQEANFKLKKNDSYYEFDLRVFEFYLLVKQGKRIEAIQHARKYMNSVKQADDYRATKLGQAMILLAMRTPEELQNKADQNKLTEEWIVKRTHEVLMEFYAYNVNTPFQLAVNAGITAIKTHYCYNPNTQHRDCAVCHPLINLLAVNLPFARHDHSILTCYKTGLPMNDENPPMSLPNGYVYSQKGIAELTRPDGTITCPRSGKTFEASEVQRVYIV